Proteins encoded together in one uncultured Sphaerochaeta sp. window:
- a CDS encoding GntR family transcriptional regulator, translating to METKGSLKEMVYNQLVKDITSGIIKPNEILVEGSLIKRFQVSKAPVREALIELCKDNFLRSLPRVGYQVQACSLKEIIDILDFRVDLEISNLRRAFPYINEQSLKIFENYDVWKLEDHEERNISEHWLHNQKFHLLLCSLSKNTYAYRSLEQLLKQNARFFSQYYSYAYYHESESKGRYHASVIAALEEKDLEKACSLLTNDINAVKVQIQKVIQSDIS from the coding sequence ATGGAAACGAAAGGATCTCTTAAAGAAATGGTGTATAATCAGCTTGTGAAAGATATTACCTCTGGAATTATCAAGCCCAATGAAATTTTGGTTGAGGGATCCTTAATTAAGCGGTTTCAAGTGAGTAAGGCTCCGGTACGGGAGGCTCTTATTGAGTTATGTAAGGATAATTTTTTAAGAAGTCTACCAAGGGTAGGTTATCAGGTCCAGGCTTGTTCTCTCAAAGAAATTATTGATATTCTAGATTTCAGAGTTGATCTGGAAATAAGTAATCTCCGGCGTGCGTTTCCTTACATCAATGAACAATCATTGAAAATATTCGAAAATTATGATGTTTGGAAACTTGAAGACCATGAAGAGCGGAATATATCTGAGCATTGGCTACATAATCAGAAATTTCACCTACTGCTTTGCTCTCTTAGTAAGAATACCTATGCTTATCGAAGTCTTGAACAACTATTAAAACAGAATGCACGTTTCTTTTCGCAATACTACTCATATGCATATTATCATGAGTCAGAATCCAAGGGACGATATCATGCATCTGTAATTGCTGCATTGGAGGAAAAGGACCTTGAAAAAGCCTGTAGCTTACTCACAAATGATATCAATGCTGTGAAAGTACAAATTCAAAAGGTAATACAGAGTGATATTTCTTGA